Below is a genomic region from Treponema sp. OMZ 798.
CAGCCAAGGTCTTATGATCACTGACTTCTTTTTTGATAACCCATGTATTGTCAAAACTTCCGCCTATTTCTTGTACCCCCTCGCTCAAAAGCCTCGGTTTTCTAAAATCATAGCCCGTATTTTCTACATTTAAAAACTTTCCCGTCGGAATAAGCTCTTGATTGGTTTCAAGATATTGCTCTGAAAATATTTGAACCTCATGATTTAAAACCGAAACATAGGAACCGTTAGACTGCATTCCGGCCGGATTTAAGTTAAAATAACTGTGATTGGTAAAATTGACAGGTGTTGTTTTATCCGAAACAGCCTTATATCTTATAATAATCTCATTATCGGGGGTAAGAGAATAACTTACTTCCGTTTGCAAATTTCCGGGAAAGCCCTGTTCTCCATCGGGAGAGGTGCGGGAAAAAACAACTCCTGCTTCCTGTCTGTTTTTAAAGGTCTTTGCCTCATACAGCATCTTATCGTAAAAAGGATACCCTCCGTGAAGACAGTGCTTACCCCTGTCATTCGGCGTCAAAAGATATTGCTGATTTCCTAAAGTAAATTCGGCATTCGATATTCGGCCTGCATATCGGCCTATAAAGGAGCCGAAACGGGGGAAATTATTTACATAGCCGATAAAACTTGAGTATCCTAAAACAACATCATCAAAACCTCCGTTTTTTGACGGCAAAAGGATTCCGGTAATGCAGCTTCCGTAATTAGTGGCGCATAGCATCATTTTTCCGTTAAAAATAGTAAATAATAAAGCCTTATTTCCGCTTGAAAATGATCCGAATTCGGTTGTCGTTATCTTCATACCTATCCTCCCAAGATATACAATAAGTATAGCATATTATCGCATTATATGATAGAATGCGGCACGGAGAATTTTATGAAACACAAAATTATATTACTTTTGGCAGCTATCTGCCTATTTTTCGGTTGTGCTAAAGAAAAGACACAAAAACCTATTACCATGGTATTTTTACCTAATGAATCAAGCGATGCCATGAAGGATGCAAGGCTGGCTTTTATGGAAATAATAAGCGAAGCGGTGGGCCGTCCGGTCGAAATCAAAACTACAACGGATTATAATATTGCTTTGGAAGCAATTATATCCGGAAATGCAGATATAGCCTACATAGGTGCCGAGGGTTATATAAATGCCCATAAAAGAAATCCGGCCATCGTACCTGCGGCCACCAATTCAGGCCCAAGCGGAACCTTAGAAGACGCTTTATACTATAGCCTTATAGCAGTAAGAACGGAAGATGCCCCTCAATACAAAAATGGGAACGATTATGATTTGACCCTTTTAAAAGGAAAAAATATTTCATTTGTTTCCACGAGTTCTACATCGGGATTTGTAATTCCTGCAAGCCTTCTTGTAAAAAAATTCGGATTAAACAGTACCGACGAGCTTATTCATGACACATCGGTTTTTTCTAAGGTGCTGTTTGCAGGCTCCCATCAAGGCTCTCAAGTTAACCTTTTTAGAAAGGATGCAGATGCTGCAGCCTTTGCAATTCCTCAAACAATAGGTGTCTATGATTTAATTGCAGGAGAAGCCTATCAAACAGGAGCAGCTTACAAGGTTGTTAAAGGAGCTGTAGACCCCTTCGGAAAATTCCCCGGAAGCGAAATTACCGTAATCCAATCGATTCCGGTTTTAAATGCACCCATTGTTATGAACACAAAAACCCTGACTCCCGAAGAACAGGAAAAAATACAGGAAGCCCTTATATCCGAAAAAACGGCAAACAACCCCGGCATTTTTAAAATAAAGGGAGCCGATAAACAGGGAATGTACCCCAAATACACGGAAAAAACAAAGCTTGTCAAAACCACAGATGCTTGGTACGATAAAATCAGAAATTTAACAAAATAAGTTAAAAAAAGGCTTGACATAATGATGCTTATATGCTATACTCTGCCCCACGTCGCAGGGTAGAGCAGTTGGCAGCTCGTCGGGCTCATAACCCGGAGGTCGGAGGTTCGAGTCCTCTCCCTGCTAACCAAATTAAAAGGCACTCAAAAGAGTGCCTTTTTTTATTTTTAAGTCTTTTTCTACAATTGCCGCAAGTTTATTCCGATAACGACGCCGACTGAAATCATGGCTGTCCAAAGAGAGGAGCCGCCGTAAGATAAAAACAAGAGGGGGATACCTGTGATGGGCATTATACCCATGACCATACCTACGTTTACAAAGAAATGGAAAAAGAACATGGATAAGATGCCTGAAACAATAAGTTTACCAAAAAGGTCATCGCAGCGCTTAATCGAAAGAAAAAATCTAAAAAAAACTATGCTATAAAGGGAAAAAACAAAAAGACCTCCTAAAAATCCCCATTCTTCCGATAAAATACTGAAAATAAAGTCGGTACTTTGCTCGGGCAAATACCGGTAGTGGCTTTGAGTTCCCATAAGATAGCCCCGTCCGGTTAAACCTCCTGAACCGATAGCCGTGATGGACTGGATTATATTCCACCCGTGCTTTAGCGGGTCTACTTCGGGATCCAAGAAAATAATTAAACGCATCATCTGATACTCTTTTAAAGCCCTCACCCCGGCTATGGACCCTGCAAAAGCAATAGTGATAAGCGAAAGAACATAGGCTATCCAATAATAATATCTTCTTTTTAGTAAAACATTACCTATCATAGCAATAACGGTTGAGATACCCATCGCAAACAAAATAATAATAGAAACTTGAGAATTTTTTAAAATATTTGTCATAATATGACTTGTCTTTAAAATTACTTCTTCCCAAAGAGGCATAAGGGTAAACACTATTGTTAATACCCCAAGAAAAAAGACATAGAGGATAAAACGCAGCGGTATACCTGCAATAAAACACATTATCAAAAAAATCGGAATATATACGCTTGCGGTTCCAAGGTCGGGCTGTTTTAAAATAAGGGCAACAGGCACAAACATTATTGCCATGGCCTTTATAAAACGTTTCAAAGGTTCTTCATTTTGAGATTTTTCCAAATAATAAGCTAAAAAAAGAATAAAAATAAGCTTAATAAATTCGGAAGGCTGGATGCCGAGATTTTTTAAACCTATCCAGCTCCTTGCATTATGCCTTACAGTTCCAAAAATCCCTGTATACAAAAGCAAAAGCATTCCCAATAAATAAATTAAAAAGGTTCTGTCCTTTATACGCCTATAATCATAAATACATGAAAGCAAGAGTAAAGCAATACCGGTACAAGCCCATAAAATCTGCTTTTTATATTCCTTAGAAACAAGCTCACCGCTTGAGTTTACACCTGAAGAATAAATAAAAAGTATGCCTATAAACGACAAAAGAACAACAGCCAAAAATAATAAATAATCAAAGTTTGTAATTTTGCGTATGTTCATTCGCTTCTCCTTACGACTGCAGGGAGTTGTCTAAATCCGAGATAGTCTATAGTTTCATCATAGGTTTGATTTGCAAGAGTTCCATGCAGTATTATATTGGCAGCATATGGGGCCCACCATTCCCATCCGTTTACAGCCTCGACAATAACACTGACAACTACCATATCCTTAGGAGGCGCATCATAGGGACCGTAAGCGACCATCCATGAATGCCAACTATCATCTAAACCGACTTCAGCAGTTCCCGTTTTTCCTGCAAGGCGGAACATGGGATTTTTCATGGGAAAGCGGGCCTCTCCCTGTATCGTAACAAGATTCATGGCCTGTCTGACTTGTTGAAAGATCTCCTGTCCTATATTTTCTTGATGAAGAATTTCAGGTTGAATAGTTTTTATAACCTCACCGCTTGAAGGATCCCTTATTTCTTTTAAAAGGTGGGGTTTATAAATTATTCCGTTATTTATAACCATGCAGGCCATATTTGCTACCTGAAGCGGGGAAGC
It encodes:
- a CDS encoding aldose epimerase family protein, with amino-acid sequence MKITTTEFGSFSSGNKALLFTIFNGKMMLCATNYGSCITGILLPSKNGGFDDVVLGYSSFIGYVNNFPRFGSFIGRYAGRISNAEFTLGNQQYLLTPNDRGKHCLHGGYPFYDKMLYEAKTFKNRQEAGVVFSRTSPDGEQGFPGNLQTEVSYSLTPDNEIIIRYKAVSDKTTPVNFTNHSYFNLNPAGMQSNGSYVSVLNHEVQIFSEQYLETNQELIPTGKFLNVENTGYDFRKPRLLSEGVQEIGGSFDNTWVIKKEVSDHKTLAAIVKEPVTKRTLTVYSTQPGLIMYTGGFLDNEPGKNGDVYNKFSGICLESQAFPDSVHQPHFPNTVIKPGEAYKHETLWHFAF
- a CDS encoding phosphate/phosphite/phosphonate ABC transporter substrate-binding protein translates to MKHKIILLLAAICLFFGCAKEKTQKPITMVFLPNESSDAMKDARLAFMEIISEAVGRPVEIKTTTDYNIALEAIISGNADIAYIGAEGYINAHKRNPAIVPAATNSGPSGTLEDALYYSLIAVRTEDAPQYKNGNDYDLTLLKGKNISFVSTSSTSGFVIPASLLVKKFGLNSTDELIHDTSVFSKVLFAGSHQGSQVNLFRKDADAAAFAIPQTIGVYDLIAGEAYQTGAAYKVVKGAVDPFGKFPGSEITVIQSIPVLNAPIVMNTKTLTPEEQEKIQEALISEKTANNPGIFKIKGADKQGMYPKYTEKTKLVKTTDAWYDKIRNLTK
- the rodA gene encoding rod shape-determining protein RodA — protein: MNIRKITNFDYLLFLAVVLLSFIGILFIYSSGVNSSGELVSKEYKKQILWACTGIALLLLSCIYDYRRIKDRTFLIYLLGMLLLLYTGIFGTVRHNARSWIGLKNLGIQPSEFIKLIFILFLAYYLEKSQNEEPLKRFIKAMAIMFVPVALILKQPDLGTASVYIPIFLIMCFIAGIPLRFILYVFFLGVLTIVFTLMPLWEEVILKTSHIMTNILKNSQVSIIILFAMGISTVIAMIGNVLLKRRYYYWIAYVLSLITIAFAGSIAGVRALKEYQMMRLIIFLDPEVDPLKHGWNIIQSITAIGSGGLTGRGYLMGTQSHYRYLPEQSTDFIFSILSEEWGFLGGLFVFSLYSIVFFRFFLSIKRCDDLFGKLIVSGILSMFFFHFFVNVGMVMGIMPITGIPLLFLSYGGSSLWTAMISVGVVIGINLRQL